Part of the SAR324 cluster bacterium genome, ATGTGGCGGGTAAGTCGTGGAACTTTGGCGCCAACGATTCCTTCAGGAGGGTTCTGTAACAGATCCAGGATCGATTCTTTCAGCAGGGGACTGACCCGTTCATCAGCATCTATGGATAAAATCCATTCCCCGGAACACATCGCCATTGCCCGGTTTTTTTGCTGGACATGCCCGTCAAACGGATGCTGGGAAAATTGAACTTTGGGGAATTTTGTACAAATCTGCGCGGTTCGATCAGAACTGAATGAATCCAGCACAATGATTTCATCAGCCCAATCCTTGACCGAATTAAGGCAATCTTGAATATTTTCTTCTTCATTGTATGTAATGATGGCCACTGATAACGTGGGGTGTGAAGTCATAGGGCTACGCTCCAGTAATTTTGTGTTACAACTCAGGCCAGAGGATGAAGATGCTATTCTGAGTTGTTATATTGTAACTCTCAAAAATTTCCTGCATCTTTTGATTCAATCCGGATTACCGCATTATCTGTCAGGCACGACATAGTTGTCAAAATGCCGCAAAACTACCAGAGAAAAGCGTGTCAACCGCATTGCTGAATTAACCTGTTTCCCGAATCATTCCATGAAACCGCAACGAATTGTGATAAAAGTAGGAACAAATGTACTTCAACGAGCAAACGGCAAATTGGACTATAACATCATCAATGATCTGGGAGAGCAGATTGCGGCCATTCATAAAATGGGCGTTGAAGTCCTGTTTGTCACATCCGGAGCCGTTGGCGCAGGCCGGGAGATTTGCGAATTTGAAGATCAAAAGCGAACCCTGATTCGCAAGCAGATTCTGGCATCTGTCGGACAGGTCCGGCTGATGCAGATATATTCCGATTTTTTTCTGGAACACCAGATCATTATCGCGCAAATTCTGCTGACCCGTTCGCATTTTGGCGATCGCTCCTCTTATCTGAACATACGCAACACTCTGGATGGACTGCTGGATGCGGGAATATTGCCCGTCATCAATGAAAATGATGTTGTCGCCACTGAAGAACTTGCACTTAATTTTGGTGACAATGATCAACTGGCCGTCTATGTGGCGGCACTGGCCGGGGCAGACCATCTGTTTTTTCTGACCACGGCTCCCGGATTATTGAAATTCAACGATGCGGGAGAAGGCGAACTGGTCCCTGAAGTTCAGGAATATTCTGACGCACTGCTCAAGTTATGCAAGCCCACTAAATCTTCTGGTGGAACCGGTGGCATGGACAGTAAAATCAAATCTGCGGGGTTAGGTGCCTCATTCGGTATTGAAACCCACATTGTTGATGGGAAAGCACCCAACGTGGTGTTGAAAATTCTGAAGGGGGAAAAACAGGGGACAAGATTTATTCCCAACGGCAAAAAAATCAAAAGCTATCAAAAATGGCTGGCGGCCGGAGCTATGAGCAAAGGCAAACTGGTCATTGATGCTGGTGCGGAACAGGCCTTACGCAATAATAAAAGTTTGCTGATTCGTGGTATCAGACAGATTGAGGGAAGTTTTGAACTCAAGGATCTGGTCACGATTTATAATCTTGACGGGAAAAAAATCGGAGTGGGACAAGCAAAAATGTCACACAAGGAACTGAAGGACTATTTGAACACAACCACAGCAGACAACACTTCAGCCGGTAAAATTGCCATTCACTGTGACCAACTGTTCCTGGAATAAAATTAAGGAACGTTCAAAAAATAAAATAGATAACTTTTCAAAGATACATTTCCTGCTGGGCACCGTAGAGACGCACTATAGCACGTCTCTACAGACTAGAGAAGGTGCGACTGGATGGGAAAATGTTTACAACTTATTATTTATCAATTCCTAAAATTTCGATGACAGGAAGATAGTTATTGAAAATACACGGTTGTATGGAGTAAAGATGATACAGAAACACACAAATGGATTAAAAACTATAGGGAGAAATTTATGAAAAACATCATACTGACGTTGAGTTGTCTCTTGCTGTGCGGAACCGTCCTTTGGGCCGCGCCAAATCGGGAGGATGTAAAAAAACTGCTTGAAGGTTATGAATGGCAAATTGATCCCGTTCAATTTGGGGAATTAGGCGCGGATACAGACCTGGTTCTGATGGAAATCATCACAGATCCTGCGCCGATGCTGAATTATTACCGTTTTCGGGCGCTTGAAGCACTGCGTTTGTTTCCCAATGACCGGGTCGCAACCTTTCTGGAAAAATATCTGGGGAATGAATCTGATACTTCACGTGTATACCGGGCCTTTGATTCATACACACGGAATTTTAGTAAATCACGACCTCAGGCAGTCCAAAAAATCGCTGAAAAACTACTGGTAAATTCCAAACCGGATTTACGCATCGCGGCAGTCGAGGCTCTCAAAAAAATCAAATCATCAGACGCGCTAAAACTGGTGGAGAAACAGCTCGAAAAAGAATCTGAAGAATGGATCCGGTCACGGATGCGTTAGATTAAATGTTGGGGCACGGCATGTGTCCCAACGAATAAAGCAGAAGGGCTTTCTTCGGAAGCCCTTCAAAGTTATATTCACACTGAAACCAACCGAACCGCATTGACACGTGGCAATATCAGAATCAGTTCAAAGGGAACAAATTCCGAATGTTCCACAGGTTCCAGCAACCGGATGGTCACATCGCCTTTTTCGCGCTGAAACAGATTTTTTACAGCGTCCATGCCAACGCCTCGTCCTGAGACTTCTGTCACTTGACTGGCGGTCGAAAGTCCTGAATGAAAAATAAGTTGGGCAATCTGCGTTGTTGAATACGTTTCGTTTTCCTGAAGAATGTTGGCCGCCAACGCTTTTTGATGGATTCTTTCCAGATTGAGCCCCCGGCCATCATCTCTGTAGGAAAACTCAAGATTGCTCTCATCCAGTTTAACATCGATCGATATATGCCCTTCTGGTGATTTTCCCTTCATGACACGTTCTTCTGGCGTTTCAATTCCGTGATCCATGGAGTTTCGCAAGACATGCCCGAAAGCGTTTCGAACCAGCCCCGCCACCTGATTTTTGATCAGGATTCCATGATCCCGGATGTGCACTTCAGGTTGTCGTTTATTCAGGTCACGAGACAGGGATTCCAGAGCTTCCATGTTTCCCTCCAATATTTCGGCAATGGAGGTACTGCCAATGGGTTTTATCAGGTTTTGGAGCTGGATGATGTCTCTGGTGGTTTGTTCAAGCGCGTTCAATAACGGTTCATGTTCCGGGTTGCTGGATTGAAGATAGGTGAAATATAGACCTAAATTTGCCGCGCATTTTTGCTCAAGCAACTGAAGCTGATGGGCAAGATCGTTGATTTTTTCTTTTTCAACCATAAAAAACCGATCCACATTTCCACGGCGTCCCGGACCTTTACGCATGAGTTTTTGTTCACTGATGTCCGCGTATTCCCTGATAATCTTCCAGGTCGCGTCAAGCTGACTCCTCAGTAAGGGCATATCCCATTCCAGGGACGCGGCCTTACGCATTCCGTCATAAGTATTCTCGGCTTCATGCACCTGATTGGTGATATACTGCAAACCATAGGTGCGGGCATTGCCCTTGATGGTATGCATGTTGCGGAAGAGGGTGTTGAGCACCT contains:
- a CDS encoding HEAT repeat domain-containing protein, producing MKNIILTLSCLLLCGTVLWAAPNREDVKKLLEGYEWQIDPVQFGELGADTDLVLMEIITDPAPMLNYYRFRALEALRLFPNDRVATFLEKYLGNESDTSRVYRAFDSYTRNFSKSRPQAVQKIAEKLLVNSKPDLRIAAVEALKKIKSSDALKLVEKQLEKESEEWIRSRMR
- the proB gene encoding glutamate 5-kinase, translated to MKPQRIVIKVGTNVLQRANGKLDYNIINDLGEQIAAIHKMGVEVLFVTSGAVGAGREICEFEDQKRTLIRKQILASVGQVRLMQIYSDFFLEHQIIIAQILLTRSHFGDRSSYLNIRNTLDGLLDAGILPVINENDVVATEELALNFGDNDQLAVYVAALAGADHLFFLTTAPGLLKFNDAGEGELVPEVQEYSDALLKLCKPTKSSGGTGGMDSKIKSAGLGASFGIETHIVDGKAPNVVLKILKGEKQGTRFIPNGKKIKSYQKWLAAGAMSKGKLVIDAGAEQALRNNKSLLIRGIRQIEGSFELKDLVTIYNLDGKKIGVGQAKMSHKELKDYLNTTTADNTSAGKIAIHCDQLFLE